Proteins encoded within one genomic window of Vidua macroura isolate BioBank_ID:100142 chromosome 2, ASM2450914v1, whole genome shotgun sequence:
- the TAF1D gene encoding TATA box-binding protein-associated factor RNA polymerase I subunit D has protein sequence MTDTDEPQASGSDVQDYSDYSDVQELISHQQQEPSEVYSWQRNTGTQRSRQKVAAPGESSDDPNSMCKSSAASAEVLLISSDSEIDVSAACPESSIAPSKQKKRSQSSRQQAESVTEVPDNESSSDSSLSPQSPGKSLEASKQQKSKLNLKAIFAYHFRGRKFKAAAHRKYKIQTGKSKKKKKYESTQMPTGRPPLTASPQEQKRRLLDRGFKFPFVEKHYGEKHIPLKMVLGYEQAAAKGYFKYIEVLKYEEHLKKSLKALQASDDLEKECMVLRKHKYLDDEGPISPIQETDDDEDSLNSDTEEQFDARVVDNSSFILSSTIPRKKKSKPGRKHAKPSEVIEIVDEEDDAEENSVPLQGSPW, from the exons ATGACTGATACAGATGAACCCCAGGCATCTGGCTCTGATGTGCAAGATTACTCTGATTATTCTGATGTGCAAGAGCTGATCAGCcatcagcagcaggagccatCTGAGGTGTATTCATGGCAAAGGAATACAGGAACACAGCGGTCAAGGCAGAAGGTGGCTGCACCTGGGGAGTCTTCAGATGATCCTAACAGCATGTGTAAATCATCAGCAGCTTCAGCTGAGGTTTTACTGATCAGCAGTGATTCAGAAAT tgatGTCTCTGCTGCTTGTCCTGAGTCCTCCATTGCAccttcaaagcagaaaaagagatcTCAATCTTCAAGGCAACAAGCTGAATCTGTTACAGAAGTACCTGACAATGAAAGCTCCTCAGATTCTTCACTGTCTCCCCAAAGTCCAGGGAAATCATTAGAAGCTTCAAAGCAGCAGAAGTCAAAACTCAATTTGAAGGCCATTTTTGCCTATCACTTCAGGGGAAGGAAGTTCAAAGCAGCTGCACACCgaaaatacaaaattcagacagggaagagcaagaagaaaaaaaagtatgagaGCACACAGATGCCCACAGGGAGGCCCCCACTGACAGCCTCACCTCAGGAACAAAAGAGGAGGCTTCTAGACAGAggttttaaatttccttttgttgAAAAACATTATGGGGAGAAACATATTCCCTTAAAGATGGTTCTTGGCTATGAG caaGCAGCTGCAAAGGGATATTTCAAGTATATTGAAGTGCTTAAATATGAAGAACAtcttaaaaaatctttaaaagccCTTCAGGCCAGTGATGACTTAGAAAAAGAGTGTATGGTGTTACGGAAACACAAATACTTAGATGATGAAGGCCCCATTTCCCCTATTCAGGAGACAGA tgatgaTGAGGACAGCTTGAATTCTGATACTGAGGAACAATTTGATGCCAGAGTAGTG GACAACAGCTCTTTCATTCTAAGCAGTacaattcccagaaaaaaaaagtcaaagccAGGAAGAAAACATGCAAAACCATCTGAAGTGATTGAAATAGTGGATGAAGAAGATGATGCTGAAGAGAACTCAGTGCCTCTGCAAGGCTCCCCTTGGTGA